The DNA sequence GGGTGCGGTTATCTCCAGTCCTGTAGGAGTCCTGCGCGCAGACCGGGCCCGCCGGCCACGGCCCCGACGCTTCGACGAGGCGGGCGCCCCACCCGGCGGAGGGCCGACCATCGTGGCGCGCTGGAACTCGGGGCCCGGCGAGGTGTCGGGGCCGCCGCGGGCGAGTTCGGACAGCCGTGGCGTGCGCAGCTCGGTCCACACGGCCCACATCACGCGCAGGAAGAACAGGTACAGGAGGCCCAGCAGGGCGAGCTTGAACACGGTGAGAAGCTGTTCGTCCACGGGTCCAAGAGACTAGTTGTCCGCGGCGGCAGGCCGGGTCAGCCCACTTCGTAATGCATCTTCGTGGTCCCGAAGACGATCTCGTCGCCCGATCGCAGCACGTGTTCGGTGACCCGGGTGCCGTTGATGACCATCCCGTTGGTGGAGCCGAGGTCCACGAGTTGGTAGCCGAAGGCCGTTGGGCGGACCTCGGCGTGGCGGCGGCTGACGTTCGGGTCCGACACGACCACCGCGTTCTCCGAGAGCCGGCCGACACCCATGACCTCGTTGCGCAGGGCCACGCGTTCACCGCCCTCGAACACGAGTGCGCCCGGTCCGAGGGCGAGCTCGCCCTCCTTGAGACGCGACGCCACCTGGAAGGCGCCGGTTGGGTACTGCTCGGCCTCGGTGAGCAACACCTTCACGGGCCCCTTGAAGACGTACCCCTCGTCCACCGCGTGGTCCCGGGCCGCGTCGGCCAGCTCCCCGCACAGCGTGGACTCGATCTCGGAGAACTCCGCGAAGTCGGCGGGCGACACGTACACCCAGAAGTGATTGGGGACGACCGTCTCGCCCGAAACCCCCGTCGTGCGGTTGTCGTCCATCTCGCGGGTGATGCGCTTGGCGATCTCCAGCGGACGCAGACCGGACTTGAAGACGCGTGCGAACGCCCCCTCGACGAGTCGTTCCAGGCGCCCTTCGAAACCTCGGATTCCCACGGCGCAGAGGATACCGACCGCGCGAGGCACCCCTGACCGCAGGTACCATTCGATCTCCACTCGCGCGAGTGGCGGAATTGGCAGACGCGCAGGCTTCAGGTGCCTGTGTCCGAAAGGACGTGAGGGTTCAAGTCCCTCCTCGCGCACTCCGGTGACAACGTCACGAGACGCACCCGAAAACGGCGGAAGGCCGCCGTTTCCGGCGGCCTTCCAGCATCAGACTGAGCTGCGTCAGACGACGCGGACGTTCTGCGCTTCCTCACCCTTACGGCCGGGCGCTACGTCGAATTCGACCTTCTGGCCCTCGTCGAGCGAACGGTAGCCGTCGCCCTGGATGTTTGAGTAGTGGACGAACACGTCGTCGGCACCCTCGCGAGAGATGAAGCCGAAGCCCTTCTCTGCGTTGAAGAACTTCACGGTTCCGGTTGGCACAATTTTTCTCTTCTCATCTTCGGAACAGATCCTTTTGATCTGCCCACATGACAGAGACTAGCGCCGAACCGGCCGTTATGCACCGGGCAGGGCCGGTACCGGCCGTCCCATCTCCCTCAACCAGCGGCCGTGAGAGCGCACCGCGGACCACATGCCGGGGTGCTCGCGATACTCGACGCCGATGGCACCACACCCGGCCTGGAACCGGGTCCCGACGGACCGGTAGACGGTATGGGGAAGCCGCGGGGCGAGGTGGTGTTCGATCTGGTGGTCGAGCCCACCAACGAGCCAACGGAACGCCGGACCGAGCACGGGGACCGTCGTCGCGACGTTCTTGGTCGTCGCCAACTGATGGGGGATGAAGTCACGGCCGCGGTGCGGTGTCGACTCGTCGACGAACTCCACGCCCTCGACGCAATGGGCGACCTGGAAGATCACGGCGAGTGAGAAACCCACGAGCCACGACATCGCCACATAGAAGAGGATGACCGCCCACCACGGGTTGAAGAGGATGGGGATCACCAGCGCCCAGGTGATGTGGGCCAACTTGCCCGTGATGACGCCGAGAACGGTGGTCAGCTTCGGCTTGCGTCGCAGGGCCTGCTCCCCGATCTCCGCCTTGATCAGGTTCGTGAGGTCTCCGAACAACACGTTCTTCAAGGTCATGAAGCCGTAGAGCGGCCACAGGTAGATGTGCTGGAGCCGGTGCCACGGCTTCCACTCCTGGCCCGGCGCCAGCCGGGCGATGGGCGCCTGGAGGATGTCGCTGTCGACCCCCTCGACGTTCGTGCTGCCGTGATGGAGGGTGTTGTGCTTGAACCTCCACAGCCACGAGCTCGCGCCCAACGCGTCGCCGGTGTAGGAGGCCAGCCGATTCACCCAGGCCCAGCGCGAGAAGGCGCCGTGGTTGGCGTCGTGCATGATGTTGGTGGCCACCGCGATCAACAGACCCACGAGGACCCCGGCGGAGCCGATCCGCAACCAGAAACCGCTGCTCGAGATCACGAGCACCCAGTAACTGAGGGCGACGAGGACGGCGATCACCGTGGCCTTGGTGTGGAGACGACGGCGAGCCCGGCGGATCTCGGCGGCACTGGGCAGGACCGATCTCCACAGCGCGCTCAGGCGGGCGGTGGTGTCATCGACTTGGACGGACATCGGTTGGCTCCTATAGCGGGTTCGGAGGAGGCGAGACGATGTCGGGGTTATGGACAAGTCGGCTTCTGACCGAGGATTCGTGAGTCCATACTACCTCCGCAATCGTGCTCTGGAGGGTCAGGCGGTGGGTCATTTCACCGGGCGCTGCGCAGTGCGCGGCGACCGCCGGGCAGACCCCCGGTGGCCAGACTGGCCGCGTTCGCAGCGGCCACGCCGTCCGAGTAGGCGTCGCCCCGAACGGACCGTGACATGCGGTCCGCGCGCAGGCGCCCGAGCTGGTCGGTCATGTGGCGCCGGGCCCGATCCGTGGCATCCGTCAGAGCGAGCCCGGCCGCCTGCGGATCCGCCGAGGCGGCCTCGGCGGCACGACCGGCCTCGACGAGACGCTGACCGATCCGGGCGGCGAAACCGAACGCGAAGCTCTTGCGCCACTGACGGGTGAGCGCCGCCATCTCAGCCGGTGTCGAGAACGCCGCCCACTGGTCCCGCTCGGGGTGCTGCACTCTGGCGACGCGCGCGAGAAGCTGTGGCTCGACCGCGGCGTAGAGCAGCTTCGTGGTCTCGAGGTCCGAGCGGTCACCGAAGACCGACATCGTGCCCTTGCGGCTGCCGCGACGACGGCTGATGCAGGTGGCGCAGCGGTTGGCGGACGCGATCCCGTGGAGGAGATCCTGGCGCGGCCCCGCCCACCGGCCGAACACCTCGATGTCGATCCGACCCATCCGACCCGGGTCCGCGCCACGCAGATCGGCCTGGTCGATGGCGTGTTCGGCCATGAGCTGATGGGCCTTGGCGAAGAGCGCGTCGGCCTCTTCGGCGAAC is a window from the Acidimicrobiales bacterium genome containing:
- a CDS encoding DUF2786 domain-containing protein, yielding MTDDTETIRRRVDALLAKAASTEFAEEADALFAKAHQLMAEHAIDQADLRGADPGRMGRIDIEVFGRWAGPRQDLLHGIASANRCATCISRRRGSRKGTMSVFGDRSDLETTKLLYAAVEPQLLARVARVQHPERDQWAAFSTPAEMAALTRQWRKSFAFGFAARIGQRLVEAGRAAEAASADPQAAGLALTDATDRARRHMTDQLGRLRADRMSRSVRGDAYSDGVAAANAASLATGGLPGGRRALRSAR
- a CDS encoding cold-shock protein, producing MVPTGTVKFFNAEKGFGFISREGADDVFVHYSNIQGDGYRSLDEGQKVEFDVAPGRKGEEAQNVRVV
- a CDS encoding FHA domain-containing protein, with translation MDEQLLTVFKLALLGLLYLFFLRVMWAVWTELRTPRLSELARGGPDTSPGPEFQRATMVGPPPGGAPASSKRRGRGRRARSARRTPTGLEITAPVGSAGRTFELTGELTIGRAPGCHVRLDDTFSSNLHARVFHRDGAYFLEDLASTNGTLHNGERVTSTVPLSKGDRITIGSTVVDVR
- a CDS encoding acyl-CoA desaturase, producing MSVQVDDTTARLSALWRSVLPSAAEIRRARRRLHTKATVIAVLVALSYWVLVISSSGFWLRIGSAGVLVGLLIAVATNIMHDANHGAFSRWAWVNRLASYTGDALGASSWLWRFKHNTLHHGSTNVEGVDSDILQAPIARLAPGQEWKPWHRLQHIYLWPLYGFMTLKNVLFGDLTNLIKAEIGEQALRRKPKLTTVLGVITGKLAHITWALVIPILFNPWWAVILFYVAMSWLVGFSLAVIFQVAHCVEGVEFVDESTPHRGRDFIPHQLATTKNVATTVPVLGPAFRWLVGGLDHQIEHHLAPRLPHTVYRSVGTRFQAGCGAIGVEYREHPGMWSAVRSHGRWLREMGRPVPALPGA
- a CDS encoding DUF3662 and FHA domain-containing protein, giving the protein MGIRGFEGRLERLVEGAFARVFKSGLRPLEIAKRITREMDDNRTTGVSGETVVPNHFWVYVSPADFAEFSEIESTLCGELADAARDHAVDEGYVFKGPVKVLLTEAEQYPTGAFQVASRLKEGELALGPGALVFEGGERVALRNEVMGVGRLSENAVVVSDPNVSRRHAEVRPTAFGYQLVDLGSTNGMVINGTRVTEHVLRSGDEIVFGTTKMHYEVG